CACAAGAGGAGAGAAAGTGTTCTCACTGAGATCGATTCGATAAAAAACCAGATCGAACAATATAATCGGGAACTCAACGATCATCAGTTGAGAAAGGACGAAATATCAAAAAAGATCAGTGAAATGGAACTTAGAATAAAAGAAATCGAAGACGAAGCGTCGAAAAAAGGCGGAGAAAGCTTCAAAGAACTCAAGGAAAAGATCGACTTTGCGAAGATCCAAATCGCCAGGTTGCGCGATCAAGCCGAAAGAGCTCTGGAAAGTGCAAAAGAAATTGAAGAATCTCTGCAAAGTAAGAAAGAGGAAAGAGAACAGCTTTCTCCCGAAGTCGAACGACTGGAAAGCGAGTTGAAGAATCTGGATTTGCAGTTGCAGAGCAAGTCTGAATTACTCTCGTCAAAGAAACAAGCTCTTGAAGAGATTCAAAACAGAGTTGGCGCGTTCGACGAAGAACTTCAATCGTTGCAGCAGAGGATCTCCTCTCTCGAAGAGGAGATCAAAGTAAAAGAGGAGAATCTCCACGCGCTTTCGATGGAACGGGAAAGGCTGGAGGAGAAAAAGGGCAGGATTGAATCAGAGATTTCCCTCCTCGAGGAATCGAGAAAGAGCCTCGAGTTTGAAATCAACGACGCTGAATGGAATATCAGGGCTCTCAGGAGCGCTGATAAAGATTCAATGAAAGAAGTCAAAGCGCTCCAGGAGCAGTATCTTTCGAAGAAGAATCTCGAGTCGAAATTGAGCCGTCAGGCGGATGAGCTTGAGCAGGCAATTCAGCGTCTTACTCGAGAATACAATCATTTGAAAGCTGAGCAGGAAGCTGTCGAGAATGTCGCGAAGGGCTACACACGCGCGGTTCGCAGCATCCTTGAAGCGCGTGATCGAAGGGAGCTCAAGGGAATTCACGGGACGATTGCAGAGCTCGCTGAGGTCGACGAAAAATACCAAACGGCGCTGAATGTCGCCGCAGGCGCGAGAATGCAGTCAATTGTTGTTGACGATGATGAGGTGGCCGCACAGGCGATCGAATATTTGAAAAAGAATAATCTTGGCAGGGCGATCTTTTTACCGCTCAACAAGATGCTCGATGGAAAGCCAAGGGGTAAGGCGATTCTTGCAGAAAAGGAATCCCTCGGTTACGCGATTGATCTTGTGAAATTCGACGAAAAGTACAGGCCCGCATTCTGGTACGTCTTCGGCGACACGGTTGTTATGGAAACGCTCGAAAAGGCAAGAAAGTTCATGGGAGGAGTACGCCTCGTGACGCTCGAGGGTGAGCTGCTGGAGGCCTCCGGTGCGATGATCGGGGGAACGATCGAGGGAACTCAGCTCAAATTCGGGTCTGCCTCAAAGAGCAAGCTTGACGAAATCGGTGAAGAGTTGAGAAAGGCAACCGACGAGGCTGAGAAAGTCGGGGAGGAGTTAAGAAAGGTCAGGGCTGAACTCATTGAAATCGAAAATAGGATCCGCGAATTGAATAGTGCGGGTGGCGCAAACGATGTGCGGCTGAAAGCCCTCGAGTCAAGAAAAGAAGAGGTCAAGGCAAGGTTGCTCAAAGTCAAGAGCGATCTCGAGACGAGAAGGAAGGAGAAGGAAGAAGTTGAGAAATCCCTTACATCTATTGCAGAGAAAATAGATCTGCTGACGAAGGAAATCGTCGAGGCTGTTGAACTCAAAGAACAGGAAAAGAAAAGGATGTGCGATCTCGCACCGATGGATCTTTCGAAAAAGCTTAAGATTCTTCAGGGGGAAGTCGTCGAACTTATCAACGAAGTCTCTGAGCTAAAATCCCAGAGAGAAGCGATCTCAGGGAAGTTACATCTGGTCAGGAGAAGACTCGAAGATCTTGACGCCATGGAGGCAGAGGCGAAAGAAAAAATCGAAAAATTGACGAGCGAAGCGAAGGAAGCAACGGAGAAAGAACAGCGGTTCAGGGTCGAGCTCACGGCGTTACTCAAGATCGAAGAGTCGATGGGCAAGGAGATCAACGAGCTGAGAGAGAAGAGAGATGCGCTGTTCAAGGAGAAAACGAATCTCGAGGCAGAGAAAGATAAATTGCAATCGAAGATCGAAACGATCAAAGATTTCTCCGTCGGATTGACGACAAAACTGGCTGTCGCGGAGGATAAACTCAAGGAGATCGACGAGGAAATCAAACAATACAATGTCCAAATCGTCTATCCCTTACCTTCATCAGAATCGTTAAAGGAAAAGATCAGTTCATGCGAGAGGCAACTTGCCTCGATGGGTGCTGTCAATCTCAAGGCAATTGAAGACTACGATGCGAAGAAGGCAAGGTACGATGAACTGAAATCGGAAATGCAAAGGCTCGCGGACCAAAGAAAGGATCTGCTGAAACTCATGGCAGATCTAAACGAAAAAAAGAAGATGGGTCTTCTCAAGGTCTACGAAGCTGTCAATGAGAATTTCAAGAGGACGTACGCAGAATTGTCTGGTGGCGGAGAGGCGGAACTTGTTCTTGAAAATCCGGAGGAGCCTTTTCAGGGAGGCCTGATCATCAGGGCGAAGCCAAAGAATGGAAAGACGCTGAGGCTGGAGGCTCTCAGCGGAGGTGAGAAGAGTCTAACCGCACTCGCATTCATCTTCGCCATTCAGGAATATCAGCCGTCGCCATTTTATCTGCTCGATGAGGTGGACATGTTTCTCGATGCGGTCAATGCAGACACAGTAGCTCACAGGATACAGCGTGCGTCGAAGACCGCCCAGTTCATACAAATATCGCTGAGGAAGGTCACGTTAAATAAGGCTGATCACATCATCGGCGTCACAAAGCAAGAGGGAGGTATCAGTACGGTCATCATGAGACCAAACATCGGCGATATAGCGGACTTCCATGAGGATGCTGCTAAATCGAATGGCAACACCGCGGAGGGGGTAGCATGACCACATGTGAAAACGCAGCATCGATTCTCGATCATCTTCTCTTTCATAAGGCGATTATCGATGACGGCGATCGCGCAAGAAGAATTGATCATTACCTTGAGCTTTTGCATCAAGCCGAGTCTCAAACCCAGCCGATCACGATGAATCCTCTTGACAGAGCGATACAATTGGTCTTCGAACTCGTTATCTCGAATAATCTCGATCCTTGGGATATTGATCTCGTGCAGTTCACGAAGCTTTACACTGAAAAGATGCAGGACGAGGAAATCAATTTCATTGTCGCAGGCAAACTCATGTTCATGGCATGGATGATCCTCCGGCTGCAGAGCGAAAAAGTCCTCGAGATGCACCGCAGGGCAGAGGCTTATGACTTGTTCTGCAGCGATTGGGATTTCGATCATCTTGACATGCTGACGAACTCCACCGATTCGGTGCCGTTCGAATGTGATATCTTGGATCATGTCGAACTTGCAGAAGCTATCAGACGGGGTAGCTCGCGCCCGGTCTCATTGGTCGAGCTCCTCGACGCTTTCGATGAGGCGCGTAAGGAAGCTGAAGCGAATCTTAGGAGGGCAGCAATTAGGGAGGAGATGAAAAAAGCTGGGATCAAGTTCGATGAGAAAACGCATCCTGAGGACGTCGAAAAGGACGTCGAGATCGTCTGGCAAAGGATTCAGCGTTGCGGTCCTGGTGTGATCAGCATCGAGGACCTCTGGGAAGAATCGAAAGAAGACCGAGTCATGGTCTTCGTTTCACTTCTCTTCCTTGCAAAAATGGGAAAGATCTCTCTCACACAGGATGATCTGCCGTATGGCCAAATCTTCGTCGAGGCCAGGGTGCCGTGGGATATCGGTGCGATTGAGGATGCAGCAACGCCAGAAACCACGTATTCGAATGGTGAAGCGGTGATGTGATGTGGATCCTGTGAGGGTTGTTGAAGCAGTCCTCTACTCCTCTTCGAAGCCAATCAGCATCTCCGAAATTGTCGCAGCGACACAGCTGGATCCTTCACAAGTTCGAAAGGCGCTGAAAACGCTCATTGCCGAGTATGATGAACGGGAATCGGCGATCGAAATCGTCAAGATACGCAGTCGTTATTCGATGCAGCTCAGGAAGGAATATCACGATTATGCGACACCGTTCGCTGAGCGAGAATTGCCGGATAGCGTGCTCAGGGTCGCCGCCATGATCGCGTATCATCAACCGTTATTACAGAGTGACCTTGCGAAGATGCTAGGTACAGATGTGTATGAGAGCGTTAGGACGCTCAGGTCTATGGGTCTGATTGCGGCGAGAAAGAAAGGTCAGACGCTTGAATTGAGAACAACGAGACGTTTCCTCGAATACTTTGGCATCGCAGGCTCGACGCAAGAGGATATTAAGAAATGGATGGAGAGCCAGGTAAATAAATCTGAACAGAAATAATCATCTGGGTTGAAGATATTAAACTGCAGTGCCTGGCCAGTAGAATTTGCTTAAACATCTCCATTGATTCTCATGTGTTGGGGTTTTTGATATCGTGATATCATCCTGAATCATATCTTAATGAATTAAAGCAAGATATTTTCCTGTTTACCAATGATTTTCCTCATAGGCAAATGAGACTTGATCAACGCATGAAAAGCTCAGCCAATCTCTGAATGCACGCAAATGTACGTCCAGAGAATATTTCAAAGCTTTCAAAAAGAAAGGTTTAAATTCTTTACCTACGATGACTGGATATAGGGATATTATGGTAATGCCACTTGCGCTGTTAGAGAAGTCGATGAACAAGAAAATATCGCTCTTGTTAAAAGACAACAGGATATTGGAAGGGAGACTCGCGGGATACGACGATTACATGAATATGGTTCTCGAAGACACCGAAGAGCGCACGGCCGATCAGACGCGGCGCTTGGGCACTGTTATATTGAGAGGAAATAACGTCGTCAGCATCGCTCCGCTGTGAAATTTGATGGTAGCGTTAAGACAGCAACTCCCGATGATAACTACTTGCAGACTATGAAGGCAGTAATCCTGGCCGGAGGGATGGGTACACGTCTCAGACCATTGACCAATCTGATGCCGAAACCGCTCATTCCGCTTCTCGATAAGCCGTTGATCTCGCATATCATCGACTCTCTTCCCGAATCGATCGATACAGTTTTTCTTGCTGTCAATTATATGAGGGATGTTTTGGAAGATTACTTCAAAAAAAATTCAGGGAAAAAAGTTATCCTTGTCGAGGAGCGAGAGCCGCTGGGAACTGGTGGTGCTTTGAAGAACGTTGGTCGCTATCTCGACGATACATTTGTCGCGTGCAATGGCGACATCATCTCATCGATCGATATCGCATCGATGGTCGAGGAACACCGCCTGAAAGGTGGAATCGGCACGATCGCCCTCTGGCATGTAGACGATCCAAGTGCCTTTGGCGTTGTTAGCTTATCGAAGGACAAAAGGATTGAACTTTTCCAGGAAAAGCCCAAACCGGGTGAGGCATGTTCGAATCTCATCAACGCAGGGATTTACGTTTTTGAACCAGAGATTCTCGATTGCATCGGGGATGGTTTTGTGTCACTGGAGCGTGAGGTTTTTCCGAAAATTCTCGATCGCGGTCTCTACGGTTATTCGTTCGATGGTTACTGGGTTGACTGCGGTGTGAGGGAAAATCTCCTTGAGGCGCAGAGAATACTTCTCAGTAAAAGAGGTGAGGTCCGCTTGGACTCGAAAATCGATGCTCAGGCAAAAATCATTCCCCCGAATTTTATGACTAATGCTGAGATCGGTTCTGCGACTGTCGGTCCCGGTGTCTGCATTTGCGGTCGTTCAGTGGTTCATGATGGGGCGCAAATCTCGAATAGTCTGCTGATGGAAAACAGTGTCATTGGAAGGGGAGCTGTCGTGAGGAATTCGATCATTGGGCCGAACGCAAGAGTGGATGATGGAGAGACCGTGGAGAATTCAATCTTGGTCTGACTTCGAATCTGATGGTGGATTGTTTGCATAGACCACATTCGCATCGGCGCGGATTTTCCCTGGCAGGATCTTATACAGATAGTCCAGATATTATACAAATTTCGAAACAAGTTACATATTTATCTTGAAAACCGTTTCAGGTAACGCGTACCAGGGACCGAAATGAGTTACATCGACACAATACTCAACATTATCAGCAAAAAGTCGTTTCGGAAGGGCTGGAACGCTTTCATTATTTTCTTTTTCCTCGTCTTTGTCATACTTCCAACCGTCTATATTCTTTCATATGTCTTCACACACTGGAGCGCGATTGAAACCAATGTACTCAGCGACCGTGAGACGATCAATATCATCCTCAGTTCGATTGCCGCCTCGTTTGAAATCGCAACGATCGTGACCGTTGTCGATTTCATTGTCGGCCTTCCGCTCGCATGGCTCCTCGTGCGCAAGGAGTTCAGAGGTAAGAGGTTTCTTGACACGCTGATTGATATGCCGCTTGCTGTTCCGACCGCCGCGCTCGGTTTCTCGAGCGCCATCTTCTGGGCAACGACGCCCCCCTCGATCGAGGCACCGCCTTTTGCACTCGGAGCAGTCTCATCGCCGATGCTCCTTGTCATCCTCCTGCATATCGTTTTCTCTTATCCCTACATGGTAAGATCCCTTGCAGCGATTCTCGAACAGATTGATGTCACATACGAAATCGCAGGCCAGACACTCGGTGCAAGCAAGCTAACCGCGGCAAGGACGATCACCCTTCCGCTTTTCAGGGCTGGTCTCGTGACGGGTATCATTCTTTGTTTTTCGCGCAGTCTTAGCGAAACAGGCGGAACGATGATTGCCCTCGCGACGATGGCGAATGCGGCTGGGTTTAACACAGGACCAACTCTCATAGGTGAATGGAAGAAACTATCGGTGACTCATCCTGAACTGATTCCGCAGCTATCGTTCGTCAGCATTTTGCTCATCATTATCGCACTCATTCTTCTTGCGATATTGAAGGTCATCGTGATGAAAGTAAGATTGCCTTTCGGGAAGGTCTGGCCGCGACCAGAAAAAATTTTGAGTCGGGGCTTCGCCCCGAAATTGAAAGACGCTCTTTCTCTCATTTTTCTTCTTTTCTTTGTTTTGCTTCCTTCTTTTTTCATTTTTTCATATGTTGCAACGGCTTCACCATCGGGTGGTGACTGGGGTGGATTCTGGAGCAGTCTCTTTTATTCCTTTGGAATCGCATTTGTCGTGACCCTTATCGACCTCTCCTTCGGCATTCCGCTTGCGTTTTTCATCGTGAGAAGTGAATCAAGAAAAATATCAAGCGTGCTCGACGTCCTTGTTAATGTGCCGTTGATCGTTCCAACGGCAGCACTAGGGTTTTCCCTTGGCCAATTTTATAGCGATCAACCTTTCATTCCCGCCGTTCCAACTTTGCTGATTATCATGGCCCACGTTGCTTTCACTTATCCGCTCGTCGTCAGGAATGTTGCTGGTGCGATTGAAGAGATTGACCCCTCGTATGAAGAAACGGCGAGAACGCTCGGCGCCAAACCGATCCAGGCATTCCGTCGCGTGCTTTATCCAATGATCAAGAGCTCCATTCTCGCAGGTTCGATTATGGCCTTCACGAGAAGCCTTGGTGAGACTGGGGCTACGCAGGCGGTTGTTAGCGAGGCGTTGACAGCGCCTGTTTATATCGTTGAGCTTGTGAAAGGCCAGGAATACTACCTTGCCGGTCTAGCTTGCATCGCACTCATTTCCGTATCTTATGCTGCGATGCTCCTGCTGCGGTATCTGACGAGAAAGAAAGGGAGGAGCGTCTAAATGCCAGAGATACGACTAGAATGTATCAAGAAATCGTATAGTTCAACTCAGGCTCTTGATAATCTCGATCTCACCGTTCATAACGGTGAGTATCTGTGTCTTCTTGGACCCACGGGAGCTGGCAAAACGACGACATTGAGGATTATCGCTGGTCTTACTACTCCTGATTCTGGGAAAATTTATTTCGATGACAGAGAAGTGACGCATGTCGAACCAGAGGAACGCAAGGCGGTCTTTTTATCTCAGACATACTCACTTTTCCCTCATATGACGGTCGCAGAGAATATCGTTTTTGGGCCGAATATCAGAGATTGGCCAGATGAAGTAAAAAAGCGGACACTGGCTGAGATGCTTGACCTCGTTCGTCTCTCGCGCCGAGCCGATGCTTACCCGAGAGAATTAAGTGGGGGGATGCAGCAGCGCACAGCACTCGCGAGGGCACTCGCATCGGGTGCGGAAGTTCTCCTCTTAGATGAACCACTTCGGGCTCTCGACGCGCGGCTGCGATTGGGTCTGCGACGAGAGCTTCGTTCCCTTGCAAAGTCTCTCGGCATCACGACGATTCATGTGACTCATGATCAAGAAGAAGCCCTGGTCATGGCCGATCGAATCGCAGTGATCAGGAAAGGAAAGATCGCACAGATCGGAACCCCCGAGGAGGTTTTTGATTATCCCAATTCGCCATTTGTGGCGAATTTTGTCGGCCAGTCGAATTTCTTTAGAGGTGTTGTCGTCAGCAGCAATGATGTGACTCTTGTTAAAGATAAGCAGGGAAGGACGATGCCAGCTCGACACTCGCATTATAAAGCGGGCGAATGTGTTGTCATCGCGGTTAAGGTTGGCAACACCGAGATCGTGAAATCTGAGGATGGTTATTTGACTGGCGCGGTCGAGCGAATTCTGTTCGAAGGGCGCAATCTTTTTGTGGATATCTCGATCAAGGGAATGGGACGATGCTCGTCAAAGATACCGGCGAAGTTCCTCGACAGAATCAAGGTGGGAGACGAGGTCGGTATACGCTGGGATGCCGAAAAGGCCTCTATCTTTTCACTCGAGAAATGCAACCTTGATGAGGAGTTGAAGGTGGAATGAGATGCCGACGGTGGAATTGAGGAACGTCACGATGAAATGGGGACGCGTCATTGCAGCAGAAAACGTTAATCTGAGAATTGAGGACAGGGAATATGTGACGATCCTCGGCCCTTCTGGGTGTGGTAAGACAACGCTCGTAAAAATCATCGCCGGCATTCTCGAACCCAGTTCTGGCGAGGTGTTCATTGATGGCAAGAATATGAGGGGTGTGCCAATAGAAGAACGCGATATCGGTTACGTTTTTCAAAACATCGCGCTTTTCCCGCATCTCGATGTTTATGAGAATGTCGCTTATAGTCTCCGGGTCAAGGGCGCTGATCGAAACGAATTGGAAAAAATCCCGCATCAGTATCTCGATCTTGTCAAATTGCTCGACAAGATGAAGATGTTCCCTTCTTCC
This region of Methanomassiliicoccales archaeon genomic DNA includes:
- the smc gene encoding chromosome segregation protein SMC, yielding MFLKQIELENFKSFGKKMTIPLLEGYTAVTGPNGSGKSNISDAILFVLGPKSSRAIRAGKLTDLIFNGGNSKQPATYTKVSLIFDNKDRLIPIDSDTVKLTRLVKLSDAGDGYNSYFYVNDRKSTLTEFESLLSHARISADGYNFVQQGDVTKIVEMSNVERRRILDDISGISRYDEEIAKAENERKEAEQNIERITIIMNELEKQIEQLKGERESALKYLEIKNTLSLSKAQLAHKRRESVLTEIDSIKNQIEQYNRELNDHQLRKDEISKKISEMELRIKEIEDEASKKGGESFKELKEKIDFAKIQIARLRDQAERALESAKEIEESLQSKKEEREQLSPEVERLESELKNLDLQLQSKSELLSSKKQALEEIQNRVGAFDEELQSLQQRISSLEEEIKVKEENLHALSMERERLEEKKGRIESEISLLEESRKSLEFEINDAEWNIRALRSADKDSMKEVKALQEQYLSKKNLESKLSRQADELEQAIQRLTREYNHLKAEQEAVENVAKGYTRAVRSILEARDRRELKGIHGTIAELAEVDEKYQTALNVAAGARMQSIVVDDDEVAAQAIEYLKKNNLGRAIFLPLNKMLDGKPRGKAILAEKESLGYAIDLVKFDEKYRPAFWYVFGDTVVMETLEKARKFMGGVRLVTLEGELLEASGAMIGGTIEGTQLKFGSASKSKLDEIGEELRKATDEAEKVGEELRKVRAELIEIENRIRELNSAGGANDVRLKALESRKEEVKARLLKVKSDLETRRKEKEEVEKSLTSIAEKIDLLTKEIVEAVELKEQEKKRMCDLAPMDLSKKLKILQGEVVELINEVSELKSQREAISGKLHLVRRRLEDLDAMEAEAKEKIEKLTSEAKEATEKEQRFRVELTALLKIEESMGKEINELREKRDALFKEKTNLEAEKDKLQSKIETIKDFSVGLTTKLAVAEDKLKEIDEEIKQYNVQIVYPLPSSESLKEKISSCERQLASMGAVNLKAIEDYDAKKARYDELKSEMQRLADQRKDLLKLMADLNEKKKMGLLKVYEAVNENFKRTYAELSGGGEAELVLENPEEPFQGGLIIRAKPKNGKTLRLEALSGGEKSLTALAFIFAIQEYQPSPFYLLDEVDMFLDAVNADTVAHRIQRASKTAQFIQISLRKVTLNKADHIIGVTKQEGGISTVIMRPNIGDIADFHEDAAKSNGNTAEGVA
- a CDS encoding segregation/condensation protein A produces the protein MTTCENAASILDHLLFHKAIIDDGDRARRIDHYLELLHQAESQTQPITMNPLDRAIQLVFELVISNNLDPWDIDLVQFTKLYTEKMQDEEINFIVAGKLMFMAWMILRLQSEKVLEMHRRAEAYDLFCSDWDFDHLDMLTNSTDSVPFECDILDHVELAEAIRRGSSRPVSLVELLDAFDEARKEAEANLRRAAIREEMKKAGIKFDEKTHPEDVEKDVEIVWQRIQRCGPGVISIEDLWEESKEDRVMVFVSLLFLAKMGKISLTQDDLPYGQIFVEARVPWDIGAIEDAATPETTYSNGEAVM
- the scpB gene encoding SMC-Scp complex subunit ScpB yields the protein MDPVRVVEAVLYSSSKPISISEIVAATQLDPSQVRKALKTLIAEYDERESAIEIVKIRSRYSMQLRKEYHDYATPFAERELPDSVLRVAAMIAYHQPLLQSDLAKMLGTDVYESVRTLRSMGLIAARKKGQTLELRTTRRFLEYFGIAGSTQEDIKKWMESQVNKSEQK
- a CDS encoding RNA-binding protein produces the protein MVMPLALLEKSMNKKISLLLKDNRILEGRLAGYDDYMNMVLEDTEERTADQTRRLGTVILRGNNVVSIAPL
- a CDS encoding NDP-sugar synthase translates to MGTRLRPLTNLMPKPLIPLLDKPLISHIIDSLPESIDTVFLAVNYMRDVLEDYFKKNSGKKVILVEEREPLGTGGALKNVGRYLDDTFVACNGDIISSIDIASMVEEHRLKGGIGTIALWHVDDPSAFGVVSLSKDKRIELFQEKPKPGEACSNLINAGIYVFEPEILDCIGDGFVSLEREVFPKILDRGLYGYSFDGYWVDCGVRENLLEAQRILLSKRGEVRLDSKIDAQAKIIPPNFMTNAEIGSATVGPGVCICGRSVVHDGAQISNSLLMENSVIGRGAVVRNSIIGPNARVDDGETVENSILV
- a CDS encoding iron ABC transporter permease, which encodes MSYIDTILNIISKKSFRKGWNAFIIFFFLVFVILPTVYILSYVFTHWSAIETNVLSDRETINIILSSIAASFEIATIVTVVDFIVGLPLAWLLVRKEFRGKRFLDTLIDMPLAVPTAALGFSSAIFWATTPPSIEAPPFALGAVSSPMLLVILLHIVFSYPYMVRSLAAILEQIDVTYEIAGQTLGASKLTAARTITLPLFRAGLVTGIILCFSRSLSETGGTMIALATMANAAGFNTGPTLIGEWKKLSVTHPELIPQLSFVSILLIIIALILLAILKVIVMKVRLPFGKVWPRPEKILSRGFAPKLKDALSLIFLLFFVLLPSFFIFSYVATASPSGGDWGGFWSSLFYSFGIAFVVTLIDLSFGIPLAFFIVRSESRKISSVLDVLVNVPLIVPTAALGFSLGQFYSDQPFIPAVPTLLIIMAHVAFTYPLVVRNVAGAIEEIDPSYEETARTLGAKPIQAFRRVLYPMIKSSILAGSIMAFTRSLGETGATQAVVSEALTAPVYIVELVKGQEYYLAGLACIALISVSYAAMLLLRYLTRKKGRSV
- a CDS encoding ABC transporter ATP-binding protein — translated: MPEIRLECIKKSYSSTQALDNLDLTVHNGEYLCLLGPTGAGKTTTLRIIAGLTTPDSGKIYFDDREVTHVEPEERKAVFLSQTYSLFPHMTVAENIVFGPNIRDWPDEVKKRTLAEMLDLVRLSRRADAYPRELSGGMQQRTALARALASGAEVLLLDEPLRALDARLRLGLRRELRSLAKSLGITTIHVTHDQEEALVMADRIAVIRKGKIAQIGTPEEVFDYPNSPFVANFVGQSNFFRGVVVSSNDVTLVKDKQGRTMPARHSHYKAGECVVIAVKVGNTEIVKSEDGYLTGAVERILFEGRNLFVDISIKGMGRCSSKIPAKFLDRIKVGDEVGIRWDAEKASIFSLEKCNLDEELKVE